The Metallosphaera hakonensis JCM 8857 = DSM 7519 genome includes the window CCCCTTGGAGATTCGTATCACGTCATAGTTCAGGTGAAGGGGATAGGTTACCTGGACTATCACCGCATATTTCCTCAGCTCAACTCTAGCCTCATGGACCTGCTCGGGAGACCTACCCTGAACAAGGAGGAAGTTCTCCAGGTGTTTGTTAGCGTACTCCTCAGGCCTCAATTCTCCTCCCAACAATCCTAGCGATTTCGTCCCTTACCACCTCGTAATCCCTACTTGTGTCCACTATGGTATCAGCTTCCATAACCTTCCTCAAGTGAGCCTGAAACGCCTCCAGATAAGACCGATAGGACGAGAACAGGTCCCCATTGATACAGATGTCTATTCCCGATCCAAAGGGATCTAAGACCCCCTTCTTCCTAAGTATCCTCCTCATTATCTCGTCCGGATTCGAGATCAGTCCCAGTGAGATGTTGGCCTTGGGAAGGGCGCTAAGAACGTCTCTCATCCACTCCTCCTCTAAACCTCGGGTTAGCCCCCAGGCCATTAACGTGGAAACGTAGCCGTCAGCTAGAGCAATGAAGCCGGCCTTAACCATGGGCCTAACAACGTTCTCCACCTGGTCCGCAATGTCCGTAACGTAGGCCAGGAAAAGGGTCCTCCTTTGGAACACGATATCTCTCTTCCTTCTGGAAATGGGCTCACCCATGAGCTTGGACATTCCAAGCCCGAAGGTCACGACCCCGTACCCCTGTTCCTCGAGGAAGTTCTTGAGAGCGTTGGAGTGGTATGTCCTCCCAGATCCCTCCGACCCCTCCAAGGCTATTATCTTTCCTTCCATAATACCTCGCCTACCCTCTCCCTAATCTCAATTTGGATCTCCCTCGGGGACTTGTTTCCGTCGATTACCACGAAACCCTCTTCCTGGGCTACCTTATCGTAGACCTCCAATACCATTCCCTGGTATTTGAGGAAACCCTCCTCCGGCTCCAGGTCAGGGAAGACGTCAGCTCCAGCCTCCTGAGGCTTGATACCCCTCTTGCTTTCCTTTAGTCTGGAGAGCGCAACCTCAGGGGTTACCCTAATGAAGAATGTTATCTCAGGTTTCAGGGCGTAGGAGTACAACCTCTTAACCCAATCCATGCTGACCCCCCTCACCGAGTCCCTAGCGTAGGCTGTGTAGTAATATCTATCGGAGACCACCGTGAAGCCCGTCGTATACATGGGGAGGATCAGTCTCTCGTATCTATCGGCGAAGTCGGTGGCGTGAATCAGGCTGAAGGTCAGTGGGGTTAACAGGTTTTTCTTCTTGGCCTCCTTTATGACCTCGTGGATCCAATCGCTTGAGTTCCACTCCGTGAGGTAGACGTCAGTCCTGGACTCGAGCCAGTCCTTGAGGAGCTTCGCTTGACTCGACTTACCTGATCCATCTATTCCCTCAAAGGCAATTACATGACCCTTCATTAGTACACACCCAGGGGATATCTCTTGATCACGAGCCTCACTACCTTGGAGATCTCCTCTATCTTGTCAGGTTTCCCGTCAACCCCGAACCTCTGAACGTCCTTCTTCTTAAGCTTCTCGTTGGCCCCCTTGCATATTAGACTCACGTAACCCAGGTCCCTCTTCAGGAACCCCGGAAACAGGGACTCCTGCAAGTACTTGTAACACGCGTTAAAGGGGTCCTCCCACCCAGACTCCATGAAGACGTGGGAGATATACGCTGAGATCCCTGCCAATTCGCTTCCAGTGAGTTTCTCAGCCTCCAACCTAATTCCCTCGGGAGAGGGGATCCCAAAGGATTGGGAGAACGTCTCCAACCAGGATTCCCTCAACCGGGTTAGGGAGAGCTCCTCTCTCTCCATCATTTTCCCCTCTCTCATCCCGAACTCCGATATAATCATGGTAGGGGCGTCAAATAAATTGAGCAACTCTTCAATTACCAGAACTGCAGTCTTCACTGTGACTGACCTCTCAACCCCTATTCCTGGCAACTTGGCTATCTCCTCGTCGCTCATTGCCCAAAGGCTCTTGCCCAGAGACCTGACCTGAGTTGAGGGGATCTGAAAGCCGTGGACGTGCCTGAACTTGATCCCCGCCATTCTCATGAGGAATCTCCCTATGGACCTGACGTTGCCTCCCGATCCAACTAAGGTTGGGGGAAGCCAACTGGGTAAAGAGTAGAGGTAACCCCTAATCTCTTTCCTCATCTCCTCCTCGTTTTTGAAGGCCTTCCTTAACCTGAGCGCTCCAAGGGGGAAATGGAAGACCTTCCCCATTTCCCTCCCCCTCACGTAAATTAGTTCCAGGGATCCTCCCCCTAGCTCAAACACCACCCCGTCTGTGATGGGGAGGGAGTTTATGGAGCCCAGGGCTGCGAGCCTACCCTCCTCCTCACCTGAGACTATGTTCACGTCCCATCCCAAGGACTTGGAGAGCCTCTTGGCGACCTCCTCCCCGTTTCTGGATAGACGGAACGCGCTCGTCCCAAGGGGGTAAACGGTCTCCACTCCTCTCTTCCTGAGGACGTACCTGAACTTGGCCAAGACCCTTTCAGCTTCCACAATCTTCTCCTCCTTGATCTCCCCTCCCTCATCAACTCCATCTCCGAGCCTAGTGAAGTCCTTCATGCTTCCTAGTGTTCTAAAAGTGTTCTCTGAAAACTGTTGAAAGACCGAGAGCCTAATGGAATTGTAACCCAGAT containing:
- a CDS encoding dTMP kinase, which translates into the protein MEGKIIALEGSEGSGRTYHSNALKNFLEEQGYGVVTFGLGMSKLMGEPISRRKRDIVFQRRTLFLAYVTDIADQVENVVRPMVKAGFIALADGYVSTLMAWGLTRGLEEEWMRDVLSALPKANISLGLISNPDEIMRRILRKKGVLDPFGSGIDICINGDLFSSYRSYLEAFQAHLRKVMEADTIVDTSRDYEVVRDEIARIVGRRIEA
- the tmk gene encoding dTMP kinase, whose protein sequence is MKGHVIAFEGIDGSGKSSQAKLLKDWLESRTDVYLTEWNSSDWIHEVIKEAKKKNLLTPLTFSLIHATDFADRYERLILPMYTTGFTVVSDRYYYTAYARDSVRGVSMDWVKRLYSYALKPEITFFIRVTPEVALSRLKESKRGIKPQEAGADVFPDLEPEEGFLKYQGMVLEVYDKVAQEEGFVVIDGNKSPREIQIEIRERVGEVLWKER
- a CDS encoding Ppx/GppA phosphatase family protein, translating into MDQKAVIDLGYNSIRLSVFQQFSENTFRTLGSMKDFTRLGDGVDEGGEIKEEKIVEAERVLAKFRYVLRKRGVETVYPLGTSAFRLSRNGEEVAKRLSKSLGWDVNIVSGEEEGRLAALGSINSLPITDGVVFELGGGSLELIYVRGREMGKVFHFPLGALRLRKAFKNEEEMRKEIRGYLYSLPSWLPPTLVGSGGNVRSIGRFLMRMAGIKFRHVHGFQIPSTQVRSLGKSLWAMSDEEIAKLPGIGVERSVTVKTAVLVIEELLNLFDAPTMIISEFGMREGKMMEREELSLTRLRESWLETFSQSFGIPSPEGIRLEAEKLTGSELAGISAYISHVFMESGWEDPFNACYKYLQESLFPGFLKRDLGYVSLICKGANEKLKKKDVQRFGVDGKPDKIEEISKVVRLVIKRYPLGVY